A stretch of Astyanax mexicanus isolate ESR-SI-001 chromosome 21, AstMex3_surface, whole genome shotgun sequence DNA encodes these proteins:
- the LOC103022387 gene encoding uncharacterized protein LOC103022387, which produces MEYGLVRVSEDPSPDRTDSDSDVRMVLLGKTGSGKSSSGNTILNEKTFRVNSTFQHVTSESMRVSRPVNGRMVGVIDTPGMFVGVTPKDIMKEHFKKAIDLAHLGVHVFLLVMRLDVRFTEVDMNTVKWIVEKFGEEIQKHTIVLFTHGNVLQERSIEQHLDLVPELKKVVGSMAGYHVFENENEDDKTQVTELLKKINHVMKNNDGNKIYTREMYSEVQRKKHAGVAGALGAFAMRALEWAWGGK; this is translated from the exons TGTCTGAGGATCCGTCACCGGACAGAACAg attctgattctgatgTGAGGATGGTGCTGTTGGGTAAGACTGGATCAGGAAAGAGCTCATCAGGAAACACCATCCTTAATGAAAAGACATTTCGTGTGAACTCTACCTTTCAGCATGTAACCAGTGAAAGTATGAGAGTTTCCAGGCCTGTTAATGGAAGAATGGTTGGGGTGATTGATACTCCGGGAATGTTCGTTGGAGTCACGCCTAAAGATATAatgaaagaacattttaaaaaagcaattgaTCTGGCGCATCTTGGAGTTCATGTGTTTCTGCTGGTGATGAGGCTGGATGTGAGATTCACAGAGGTGGATATGAACACAGTGAAGTGGATTGTGGAGAAATTTGGAGAGGAGATCCAAAAACACACCATTGTGTTGTTCACTCATGGAAACGTGTTACAGGAGAGAAGTATAGAGCAACACTTAGATTTAGTTCCAGAGCTGAAAAAGGTAGTGGGCAGTATGGCTGGTTATCATGTGTTTGAGAATGAAAATGAGGATGATAAGACCCAGGTCACAGAGCTGCTGAAGAAGATCAACCATGTGATGAAGAATAATGATGGAAACAAGATTTACACCAGAGAAATGTACAGTGAGGTTCAGAGAAAGAAACATGCTGGAGTAGCTGGAGCTTTAGGAGCATTTGCAATGAGAGCATTAGAATGGGCATGGGGCGGGAAATAG